The sequence CAGCCCTACTCGGTACGGGTTGGCAACAACACCTGCATTACTCACCTGGCGCTGATCCACGGGCCTGCCTATGTGGGTAACGACTGCTTTATTGGCTTTCGCTCTACGGTGTTTAATGCCAGGGTGGGCCACGGCTTCATTGTGATGAAGCATGTGCTGATTCAGGATGTGGAGATTCCGGCGGGTCGCTATGTGCCATCGGGGGCGGTGATTACCACCCAGCAGGCGGCGGATCGGTTGCCGGAGGCGAAGGCTAGCGACAAAGCTTTCTCTCACCATGTGGTTGCCGTTAACCAGGCGCTGCTGGCGGGTTATCGCTGTGCGAACGATGTCGCCTGTCTAACCCGGTGGCAAACCTCGGCCCATGGGCACCCCGAGGGAAACGGTGGCTCTAGCAATGGTCATAGACCTACGGCTGGCCGGTTGAGTGCAGAAGCTGTGGCCCAGGTGCGGCAGCAGCTCCGACTTGGGCATCGGGTGAGCTTGGAATATGCTGACCCGCGCCGGTTTAAAGCGGGGTCTTGGCAGAGCGCCCCCACCCTGGCAGCGACCCAGGAAGCTGAGGTTTTGGCTCAGATCGAGCAGTTTTTAGCCGCACACCCCGGCAACTATGTGCGGCTGCTGGGGATTGACCCCAGGGCAAAGCAACGACAGTTTGAGCAGGTGATTCAAATGCCTGGGTGAGCGATCGGGCAAGGCAGATATGTTTAACAACAGGCTAACGTTCCCAATCACCCGCCGCAGATAACCTCAAACACTCACAGATAACCTTTCGGCGGTCGGTGTGCATTGGGGTTGTTATGCAGTGCAATGTACGCTTACCTCTTTACTATCTAACGAAGAAAGTAAGGATAACCAATAATCAGGGAACCAATCCAAGTCCGTTTTGTAATGAGTCATCATATTTTGCTTTTTCCCAGTTTTTTGCACTTTTAACTTGTTCTGGATATAGTCCTTGAACTCCTCTTAAATCTGTATCAGATATATCTGCTGAAGTAAGATTAGAGCCTTCAAGATCAGCACCACTTAGCTGAGCACTGCTGAGGTTTGCCCCAGTGAAATTTGTGTTTTTCAAAATAGCCCCGCTTAAATTAGCTCCTCTCATGTCAGCACTGGTTAACTGCACATCAGTCAAATTCGTTCCTGGAAGATTTGCAGATACAAGTGTAGATGATCTAAGATTCGCTCCACTCAAGTTTGCTCTACTAAACTTAGCCTTATATAAGTTGCAGGCACACATTTCAGCTTGATTTAGTTTTGCTTCCCTAAAATCCGCCTCTATTAAGGAAGAGTCATTAAACTTAGTTTCTATTAGACTTGCTGAATAAAAGCTAGCCTTATCTAGTTTTGATTTAATGAAACAAGCTTTTCTAAGATTGGCTTCATCAAGTCTCGTCTCCGTCAAATCAGAGCCACGTAAATCGGCTTCTTCTAATTCTATACCGTTGAGATATGCTCGTCTAATTGTTAGTCCAGTTAGACTAACTTTGTCCTGATTTAAGTCCTGTAAAGCTTGAATTCTTCCTCCACTACCACCTTGGTCATGAGCTGAGTTTATTACTTGCCACGCCTCATATTGAGAACGCTTTCTCTGCTCAGGAATTTCCAGTAAGAAGACTATTAAACCCGCCAAGATGCTAAGAGACTCTATTTTATCTAATAAGATAGAATCCAAACGCTCTAAAACCCATCTTTCTCCTTTCGTGTTTTGCAATAAATCAATTGCTGCCACTATCAAAGCCAGCATGAAAAAAACTACAAACCACCTTGTTATCAATTGAGAAATAATTTTCAGTTGAAAATTTAATTTATTCACGACTGAATCCGAGGTTTTAATTTTGGGATCTTTTCTCAGCAATCATTTTGAAAATCAAGTAACTTAAACTTTAATCACTACTTCACATTCCACTCTAAAGTAATCTCAAGATTTGATTTTTCAGACCCCTTCACAATCACTGCCGTTAATTGTCCTGATTCAATTGCTAAATCCAAGCCAAATTTAACTGTTGCTTTATCAGGTACGGACGTTGAACTTACCGTCCGCAATGAAGTTGCTACAGCTTCTACTATTGATTTAATAGGTTGCGCTATTGCTTGGAAAGGATAGATCCCGAATGCTACATCTTCACGTCCTGTTTGAGTAACTTCTACCTGAATAGCTGTCCCATCAGGCAGTTCAACAGGAATCTTATCCATCCACCGAGTTGGTTCCATTCTCTTCACTCAAACTAAACTTTTACCTAAGATACTCCAACCATCAGACTTTAGTTAGCTTGTCTTTACCGACTAACCGATAATCTCGAGGTACTGTCCGACCCATAGCCTAGCTGCATAACTACTGCTTATGCTGACTCCTCTGCCACAATTCCGTCTAACACCCCGCAGCAGGTTAGTTAGCCAGAATCAAAGCTGCATATCACCTCCTCTAGGGGTAGTTATACCGAATATATCGGCATAACTCCCAAAATTGGGATTTTATACGGACATTTATCAGCCTATCTTCCCCAAACGGGATGTTATGCCGATTGAAGTCTTGATAACTATCCGCTACAAGGTGTTATCTAGAACTTGCTCCGCATGGTAGACCTCCTGGGGCGAGTTATGCCGATCGCTTCAGAAAATCTTCACCCAGAGTGCGGTGGTCTGGGATGTGATAGTTAGCGCGTTGGCCCACCAGCCTCGATACCTGACCCCTCAGCACGGGCAAATTTTTCCCTGAATATCCCCTAAATGGGCGCGATCGCAGACCTAACCCATCGACCCAGGCAAATTTCATCCTGATTTGATAATTGGTTGGTATTGTCCTGAACGACTGTGTAATCTCCCCTTGGCCATCACTCCTATGCGTTTTCGGCCTTATATCTCCACCGCTTGGGCAAGTTCTCTGCTGGGGCTGATGGTGGTGGCACTGCCCATCGCGGCGATCGCCCATGTCGGCCACGACCACGGGGCCGATTTTCAGCCGGGTACGAGCCAGCCCGCCAGCGGCATTCGGGTTGAGGGCGCAACGGCGGAGCGGCTGGGCCTTGCGGTAGAGCCGGTGCAGCGGCGATCGCTCAGCATCGGCATTACCACCACGGGGGAGGTGGTCACCCAGCCCGACCAAACCGTGATGGTGAATGCGCCCATCAACGGCACGGTGGTGGAGCTGCTGGTGCAGCCGGGCGATCGGGTGAACCAAGGCCAGGCCCTGGCCAGGGTGATTGCCCCAGACTTGATTGCCCTGCGGGTGTCATCCCAGGAAGACCGGGTGGGGGCCGAGGCGGGGCTGCGATCGGCCCAGGCCAACCTCACCCTGGCGCGGCGCAACTATGAGCGGCAGGGGGCGATCGCCGCCACCGAAATCACTGCTGCCCAGCAGCAACTATCCCTGGCCCAGGAGCGCTTTGATCAAGATCAGCGGTTGGTTGGGGCGGGGGCGATCGCCCGGCAGCAGCTTTTAGAGTCTGAGTCGAACCTGGCGGCGGCCCGCAGCCAGCTCACCCGCGCCGAGAGCCGTCAGCCGGTGCTAGAGGCCCAGGCCGAACTGGAGCGATCGCAGGCGGCCCTAGACGCGGCTCAATCTCACCTTCAGCTCAGCACCGCCACCTACCAAACTCGCCTGCAACAGCTCAACAGCCCCGCCACCGAGCAGGGGGTGGTCACCGTGGTGGCCCCGATCGCAGGCCAGGTGGCCGAGCGCCCCGTTTCCCTGGGCGAAGCGGTGGAAGAAGCAGTAACGCCGATCTTGAGCATCGTGAACGGCGATCGCCTGCGAGTCACGGCCAGCGTCTACGAAAAAGACCTGGGCCAAGTGGCGGAGGGGCAAGCTGTGCGGGCTAAAGTGGCCAGCCTGCCCGACCAAATCTTTACCGGGCGCGTGGTGACGGTGGGGGCGGTCGTCGATGGCACCACCCGCGTGGTACCCGTAACGGCGGAGTTAGACAATGCGGGGACTTTAAAGCCAGGCATGTTTGCTGAGCTGGAAATTTTGAGCGATCGCACCCCCGAGGCAGTGCTGGCGATTCCCACTCGCGCCCTGGTGGATGCTGAAGGCCGCACCCTGGTGTTTGTGCAGAATGGCGAGGCGTTTGAGCCGGTCGAGGTCACCGTGGGCCGTCGCGCTGGTGACCAGGTGGAAATTCAGAGCGGCCTGTTTGAGGGCGATCAGGTAGTCGTGCAGGGGGCCTTGCAGCTCTACGCCCAGTCGCTGCGCGGCGGCGGCGCGGCGGCGGCGACCGAAGATCCAACCGTTGAGCCCTCTAGGGTTGCGGTGCCGAGTTGGGGCTGGGGATTGGGCGGAGTTGCGATCGCAGCCACTGCTTTCTACCTCGGTCGCCGCTCTCGCCCGACCCCAGTAGCCGCGCTGAATGGCCATATCCCTAGCCCACCCACCGATCTGGTGCTCACCGCCAGCCGCCCCGATGCGATCGCCACAGAAGCCGACCATCGCCAGTCCTAAGGGACGGGTAAGAAAATAAGCCAATTGCTGACTTTCCTATTGGTGCATTGCTACGCGAATGCACCCTACCTCCACCCCTCCACCCCTTCACTCCTCCACCCCTTCACCCCTCCACCCCTTCACCCCTCCACCCCTTCACTCCTCTTCCCCCTCCATGCTTAACGCAATTCTCAAATGGTCGATCGCCCAGCGCTGGATTGTGGTCATTGCCACCGTCCTCGTCACCCTCTACGGTCTGCGCACCCTGGGCGACATGTCGCTGGATGTGTTTCCCAGCTTTGCCCCGCCCCAGGTGGAAATTCAGGCGGAGGCACCGGGGTTGGCTCCTGAGGAAGTGGAGTCCCTAGTGA is a genomic window of Nodosilinea sp. E11 containing:
- a CDS encoding efflux RND transporter periplasmic adaptor subunit — its product is MRFRPYISTAWASSLLGLMVVALPIAAIAHVGHDHGADFQPGTSQPASGIRVEGATAERLGLAVEPVQRRSLSIGITTTGEVVTQPDQTVMVNAPINGTVVELLVQPGDRVNQGQALARVIAPDLIALRVSSQEDRVGAEAGLRSAQANLTLARRNYERQGAIAATEITAAQQQLSLAQERFDQDQRLVGAGAIARQQLLESESNLAAARSQLTRAESRQPVLEAQAELERSQAALDAAQSHLQLSTATYQTRLQQLNSPATEQGVVTVVAPIAGQVAERPVSLGEAVEEAVTPILSIVNGDRLRVTASVYEKDLGQVAEGQAVRAKVASLPDQIFTGRVVTVGAVVDGTTRVVPVTAELDNAGTLKPGMFAELEILSDRTPEAVLAIPTRALVDAEGRTLVFVQNGEAFEPVEVTVGRRAGDQVEIQSGLFEGDQVVVQGALQLYAQSLRGGGAAAATEDPTVEPSRVAVPSWGWGLGGVAIAATAFYLGRRSRPTPVAALNGHIPSPPTDLVLTASRPDAIATEADHRQS
- a CDS encoding CU044_2847 family protein, translated to MEPTRWMDKIPVELPDGTAIQVEVTQTGREDVAFGIYPFQAIAQPIKSIVEAVATSLRTVSSTSVPDKATVKFGLDLAIESGQLTAVIVKGSEKSNLEITLEWNVK
- a CDS encoding ribulose bisphosphate carboxylase small subunit, which gives rise to MLIAPGSSIRADEGSPFYIGANTNIQDSVVIHGLEQGRVSGDDGQPYSVRVGNNTCITHLALIHGPAYVGNDCFIGFRSTVFNARVGHGFIVMKHVLIQDVEIPAGRYVPSGAVITTQQAADRLPEAKASDKAFSHHVVAVNQALLAGYRCANDVACLTRWQTSAHGHPEGNGGSSNGHRPTAGRLSAEAVAQVRQQLRLGHRVSLEYADPRRFKAGSWQSAPTLAATQEAEVLAQIEQFLAAHPGNYVRLLGIDPRAKQRQFEQVIQMPG
- a CDS encoding pentapeptide repeat-containing protein, encoding MNKLNFQLKIISQLITRWFVVFFMLALIVAAIDLLQNTKGERWVLERLDSILLDKIESLSILAGLIVFLLEIPEQRKRSQYEAWQVINSAHDQGGSGGRIQALQDLNQDKVSLTGLTIRRAYLNGIELEEADLRGSDLTETRLDEANLRKACFIKSKLDKASFYSASLIETKFNDSSLIEADFREAKLNQAEMCACNLYKAKFSRANLSGANLRSSTLVSANLPGTNLTDVQLTSADMRGANLSGAILKNTNFTGANLSSAQLSGADLEGSNLTSADISDTDLRGVQGLYPEQVKSAKNWEKAKYDDSLQNGLGLVP